The following proteins come from a genomic window of Nakamurella alba:
- a CDS encoding alpha/beta hydrolase — MAHRHRMMDPELAALQVLAPRITLDDVAAARVLETTLAEQTRDQPVGVRTRQVTATRRDGSPLSLRLYRPEGHEGRILPVLVFLHGGSFVTGGLHSEDNRCEFYAREAGCAVVAVDYRLAPEHPFPAGFDDCCDALDWVAGHAGDLGVDPDRMAVGGLSAGGCLAAGVALRSRTSGPPLLLQMLLFPVLDARLRTGSVAEFEDTPILIARTVRQLWPLYLGELYPLVGAGGWSGSDGPAGASESGGHAAGSGATGEDGRANVYGAAVGAGAGVGVAAGANGHPFAGAFPPLASPALVEDLSGAPPALVVAAQFDPLRDEAIEYAGRLLSAGVAVDLVHFARGFHAFDSFGASRLGRRCLDLQAGALRQALV, encoded by the coding sequence GTGGCGCACCGCCACCGGATGATGGACCCGGAGCTGGCGGCCCTGCAGGTACTCGCGCCGCGGATCACCCTCGACGACGTCGCCGCCGCGCGGGTGCTGGAGACGACACTTGCCGAGCAGACCAGGGACCAGCCGGTCGGGGTACGGACCCGGCAGGTGACCGCCACGCGGCGGGACGGTTCGCCGCTGTCGCTGCGGCTGTACCGGCCGGAAGGACACGAGGGCCGGATCCTGCCGGTCCTGGTCTTCCTGCACGGCGGCTCGTTCGTCACCGGTGGTCTGCACAGCGAGGACAACCGGTGCGAGTTCTACGCCCGGGAGGCAGGCTGCGCAGTGGTGGCGGTCGACTACCGGCTCGCGCCGGAACACCCGTTCCCGGCCGGGTTCGACGACTGCTGCGATGCGTTGGACTGGGTGGCCGGCCATGCCGGTGACCTGGGTGTCGACCCGGACCGGATGGCCGTCGGCGGGCTGAGTGCCGGCGGCTGCCTGGCCGCCGGGGTCGCGTTGCGGTCCCGGACCTCCGGACCGCCACTGCTGCTGCAGATGCTGCTGTTCCCGGTGCTGGATGCCCGGCTCCGGACCGGGTCCGTCGCCGAGTTCGAGGACACCCCGATCCTGATCGCCCGGACGGTGCGGCAGCTGTGGCCGCTGTACCTGGGCGAGCTGTACCCGCTCGTCGGAGCCGGCGGGTGGAGTGGATCAGACGGTCCGGCCGGTGCGTCGGAGTCCGGTGGGCACGCGGCGGGCAGCGGTGCGACCGGGGAGGACGGCAGGGCGAACGTCTACGGAGCAGCTGTCGGTGCTGGCGCTGGTGTTGGTGTCGCTGCTGGTGCCAACGGCCATCCGTTCGCCGGCGCCTTTCCGCCGTTGGCGTCCCCGGCGCTGGTGGAGGACCTGTCCGGTGCGCCGCCGGCGTTGGTGGTGGCGGCGCAGTTCGATCCGCTGCGGGACGAGGCGATCGAGTACGCCGGCCGGTTGCTGTCCGCCGGGGTCGCGGTGGATCTGGTCCACTTCGCCCGCGGGTTCCACGCCTTCGACTCCTTCGGCGCCAGCCGGCTGGGCCGCCGGTGTCTGGACCTGCAGGCCGGCGCGCTCCGTCAGGCCCTCGTCTAG
- a CDS encoding alpha/beta hydrolase, whose protein sequence is MTEPSPGLDPAVRSLLTELETRLTVTGLADPDMIRADFDTMIEYLHDVGSDRPGPVPAGTAPDLLVEDGEVVTSSGRVPVRWYRPVAPAVGPGGVPGTDRADRSPVRVPAATAPTAVDRAAAETVGGHGADVDVVVYIHGGGWVVGSPATADPIARALASGLGATVVSVDYRLAPENPFPAAFDDCFAVVQAVADTVPHRWLAVGGDSAGGNLAAVVAMAARDAGSPAVDAQLLIYPALDPTMASASQQRFADGYLLTRTALRYYWDSYGAGHERRPYCAPSSADDLRGLAPAVVATAGFDPLRDEGNDYAERLAAAGVRTQLLEFPTLTHGFADQLARVPAASEALTQVIAGLAAERDLAVHGRVGLHGLGADRPGDTPPDAAPARSVGSAVAAVQQLRGLHV, encoded by the coding sequence ATGACCGAGCCGAGTCCGGGGCTCGACCCGGCCGTCCGTTCGTTGCTGACCGAGCTCGAAACACGACTCACCGTCACTGGTCTCGCGGACCCTGACATGATCCGGGCGGACTTCGACACGATGATCGAGTACCTGCACGACGTCGGTTCCGACCGGCCGGGGCCGGTTCCCGCCGGCACCGCGCCTGATCTGCTGGTCGAGGACGGTGAGGTGGTGACCTCCTCGGGGAGGGTGCCGGTGCGGTGGTACCGACCGGTGGCGCCCGCAGTGGGCCCGGGTGGAGTGCCCGGCACCGACCGTGCCGACCGGTCCCCGGTGAGGGTCCCTGCCGCGACCGCGCCGACGGCGGTCGATCGGGCTGCTGCCGAGACCGTGGGCGGTCACGGCGCGGACGTCGACGTGGTCGTGTACATCCACGGCGGGGGATGGGTGGTCGGGAGCCCGGCGACCGCCGATCCGATCGCCCGGGCCCTGGCGTCCGGGCTGGGAGCCACCGTCGTGTCGGTCGACTACCGGCTCGCCCCGGAGAATCCGTTCCCCGCTGCCTTCGACGACTGTTTCGCAGTGGTGCAGGCTGTCGCCGACACCGTGCCGCACCGTTGGCTGGCGGTGGGCGGCGACAGTGCGGGTGGCAACCTGGCCGCCGTGGTCGCGATGGCCGCCCGGGACGCAGGGTCACCGGCCGTGGACGCCCAGCTGCTGATCTACCCGGCTCTCGACCCGACGATGGCCTCCGCGTCGCAGCAGCGGTTCGCCGACGGCTACCTGCTGACCCGCACCGCGTTGCGCTACTACTGGGACAGCTACGGTGCGGGACACGAACGCCGGCCCTACTGTGCCCCGTCGTCGGCCGACGATCTGCGGGGGCTGGCGCCGGCGGTGGTCGCCACGGCCGGGTTCGATCCACTGCGCGACGAGGGCAACGACTACGCGGAGCGGCTCGCCGCAGCCGGCGTGCGCACGCAGCTGCTGGAGTTCCCGACCCTGACCCACGGCTTCGCCGACCAGCTCGCGCGGGTGCCGGCCGCGTCGGAGGCCCTGACCCAAGTGATAGCCGGGCTCGCCGCCGAGCGTGACCTCGCGGTGCACGGCCGGGTGGGCCTCCACGGCCTCGGTGCGGACCGACCGGGGGACACCCCGCCCGACGCGGCCCCTGCTCGGAGTGTCGGTTCGGCGGTGGCTGCGGTGCAGCAGCTCCGGGGTCTGCACGTGTGA